From Dehalococcoidales bacterium, the proteins below share one genomic window:
- a CDS encoding KH domain-containing protein encodes MKELVEYIAKSIVNSPDDVVVTEETTEQGITLKLQVADDDKGRVIGKQGRIAEAMRTLVRVKAAKTGTRAILEIV; translated from the coding sequence ATGAAAGAGCTAGTTGAATACATCGCCAAATCGATTGTCAATTCACCCGATGATGTTGTGGTTACTGAAGAAACTACTGAACAGGGTATAACACTCAAGCTGCAGGTTGCTGACGATGATAAAGGTAGAGTTATCGGTAAACAAGGCCGTATCGCTGAAGCTATGCGCACACTGGTACGGGTAAAAGCAGCCAAAACAGGCACCAGAGCCATCCTCGAGATTGTGTAA
- a CDS encoding PQQ-binding-like beta-propeller repeat protein has protein sequence MNGDNPIAKNISNQDPEPARDSTETAGNWVICPVCHQPNPAGTWLCEHCWGAVLRDTPAFSFQKAREVSKGRLARLKRKKLIKLIALILTPPIILAVGVFLGFYSLTDKISKPPQSVNSSSVTGQWAMFQHDLGRSGNANSNGILPRGEIKWVFPTGGAVHSSPAVANGTVYIGSRDNKLYALDANTGAKRWEFTTDSWVDSSPVVADGVVYFGSNDSKLYALDAGTGKKLWDFKTQYAITSAAAVANGVVYFGGDDYYLYALDSKDGTKIWDYRTRGIVKSSPVVANGILYAGTGSDFSYALDTRDGRFRLRFLSHYPVYSSPVVNGSTVYFIHSDGSLFAVDGYARSWPHEHALKPHWTQLWLMGIPGIPQPPPQSGFLWGIKIGGTGSSSPAIANGTLYAGSDNRLVAVDLEKHQRIWEFEADSTIRSSPAVTDTAVFVGSEGGIFYAIDAASGEKLWDIPFANQIVSSPAVVNGTIYIASYDGNVYAIE, from the coding sequence ATGAACGGGGACAACCCCATCGCAAAGAATATCTCCAACCAGGATCCGGAGCCAGCCCGGGATTCAACTGAGACCGCAGGGAACTGGGTTATCTGCCCCGTGTGCCATCAGCCTAACCCCGCCGGGACATGGCTCTGCGAACATTGCTGGGGAGCCGTACTCCGTGATACCCCGGCATTCTCCTTCCAGAAAGCCCGGGAAGTGTCTAAAGGAAGGTTAGCCCGTCTCAAGCGCAAAAAATTAATCAAGCTAATCGCTCTCATTCTTACCCCTCCCATCATCCTGGCTGTTGGCGTTTTCCTCGGTTTCTACTCGTTAACTGACAAGATCTCAAAGCCCCCTCAAAGCGTCAATTCCAGCTCGGTGACCGGTCAATGGGCTATGTTCCAGCATGACCTGGGGCGCTCCGGTAACGCCAACTCAAATGGTATTCTACCCCGGGGCGAGATAAAATGGGTCTTTCCCACCGGTGGCGCCGTACACTCCTCACCGGCAGTAGCCAACGGCACCGTCTATATCGGTTCCAGAGACAACAAGCTCTACGCTCTGGACGCAAATACCGGCGCTAAACGCTGGGAGTTCACCACGGACAGCTGGGTCGATTCCTCGCCGGTAGTCGCTGACGGTGTCGTCTATTTCGGTTCAAACGACAGCAAACTATATGCACTCGATGCTGGTACCGGTAAAAAACTCTGGGACTTCAAGACACAATACGCGATAACATCAGCCGCGGCGGTAGCCAACGGGGTCGTTTATTTTGGCGGGGATGATTATTATCTCTATGCCCTGGATAGCAAAGACGGAACCAAAATATGGGACTACAGGACCAGAGGCATCGTGAAATCATCTCCGGTAGTAGCCAACGGCATCCTCTACGCCGGGACAGGAAGTGACTTCAGCTATGCTCTGGACACCAGGGACGGCCGGTTCCGGCTGCGCTTTCTGTCACATTATCCGGTCTATTCTTCTCCGGTGGTAAACGGGAGTACCGTATACTTTATCCATTCCGATGGCTCGCTATTTGCCGTTGACGGGTACGCCCGGAGCTGGCCACACGAACACGCCCTTAAACCCCACTGGACGCAGCTTTGGCTGATGGGTATTCCCGGAATACCCCAACCACCACCCCAGTCCGGTTTTCTCTGGGGTATCAAGATTGGCGGCACCGGCAGTTCATCTCCGGCGATAGCCAACGGTACCCTGTACGCAGGCTCGGACAACCGGCTGGTAGCTGTAGACCTGGAGAAGCACCAGCGAATCTGGGAGTTCGAAGCCGATAGTACCATAAGGTCATCACCGGCTGTGACCGATACCGCTGTTTTTGTGGGCAGTGA
- a CDS encoding universal stress protein produces MFERVLVCLDGTRFGGQALDYAIEIAKRFSAEVVLIRVITAATPEHPISLSAEVSEIAKDTAHLKDKRNVETARRYLKTKLEQVTARGVKSSIHVVAGVPGKAIVQFCHQENVGLVVMMTHGKSGIKRAILGSTTDEVIRESGLPVLAISPRPD; encoded by the coding sequence AGTTCTTGTTTGCCTGGACGGGACGCGGTTTGGCGGGCAGGCGCTTGACTACGCCATCGAGATAGCAAAACGCTTCAGTGCGGAGGTGGTTCTGATACGGGTGATAACCGCGGCAACCCCTGAACACCCGATATCACTGAGCGCGGAGGTCAGCGAGATTGCCAAAGACACAGCGCACTTAAAAGATAAAAGGAATGTCGAGACCGCCAGGCGATACCTGAAGACGAAGCTCGAGCAGGTAACCGCTCGGGGCGTCAAGAGTTCCATCCACGTTGTGGCGGGAGTTCCGGGCAAGGCTATCGTACAGTTTTGCCACCAGGAAAACGTGGGGCTGGTGGTGATGATGACCCATGGCAAGAGTGGCATCAAGAGAGCTATCCTGGGCAGCACCACTGACGAGGTTATCCGTGAATCCGGCTTACCGGTACTGGCAATCTCCCCACGGCCAGACTAG
- the rpsP gene encoding 30S ribosomal protein S16 — MVKIRLRRTGARNRPSYRLVVADSRAPRDGAFISIIGHYNPLTDPETVVINEEQALYWLGQGAQPTATAARLLTKTNILEKFKTIKEKT, encoded by the coding sequence ATGGTAAAAATTAGACTACGCAGAACAGGAGCCCGGAACAGACCAAGCTATCGGCTGGTGGTAGCCGATTCCCGAGCCCCCCGTGACGGGGCGTTCATCAGCATCATCGGCCATTACAATCCATTAACTGACCCGGAGACAGTCGTTATCAACGAAGAACAAGCTCTATACTGGCTCGGACAGGGTGCCCAACCAACGGCTACTGCTGCCAGATTACTGACCAAAACCAACATCCTGGAGAAGTTCAAAACCATCAAGGAGAAAACATGA